In the Pseudochaenichthys georgianus unplaced genomic scaffold, fPseGeo1.2 scaffold_421_arrow_ctg1, whole genome shotgun sequence genome, CTCTCGGCTTTCTGCCATGAAGGAGTATGCCTACATGAAGGTATGTggacaaatcaaaaaaggttcCATTTTCCAATTCCTACGATGTGAAGTAGAATTTCGTGTGCAGCATCTTTTGAGTCCTTTTTTCTCATTTATTGTAGGTATTGTACGAACGGGGCTTTCCCGTTCCCAAACCTGTGGACTATAACAGACATGCAATAGTGATGGAGTTCATCAATGGATATCCGCTGTAAGTAAACAAGCCATTCTTCTCTCTTACTTTATATATAACACTAACGAAAGCATTCTTTTCCTGGTCTCTTTTCCTAATATGAAATGTTTGTATTGTTTGTGTGATGTCTTTCAGGTGTCAGGTGCATAAGCTGGAGGATCCATCACACCTGTATAATGAGTTCATGGAGCTCATTGTCAAACTGGCCAATCACGGCCTGATTCATGGAGACTTCAACGAGTTCAACCTCATGCTGGACGACCACGACCACATCACTATGATCGACTTTCCTCAAATGGTGTCCACCTCGCATTTAAATGCTGAATGGTTCGTTACTGTGACAATTTGGAAAATAAATGAACACCTATAATtaatgaaacaaaacaaaatatgttttttttgttcacTTTTCATATCTTTCTTTATAGGTATTTTGACAGAGATGTCAAATGCATCAGAGATTTCTTCGCCAGAAGATACAATTACGAGAGTGAGCTCTACCCAACATTCAAAGACGTCAAGTAAATACTTATATTTATGTTTCATTGCCAATAAAATTACTGAAATGCATCAAAAAAGTTCTTATTTCGAAATGCATTTTAGCAACCACGGGAACATTTTGTCTGCCTTGTTTATTAACAAGTTGTTCAAAATGTGCCCCGACACAAAATTGATTGTTTTCTTTTGTACAATTATTTCTAAAAACGTGATTTGCAAATAAAAAGCAAGCCTTAGTTGATCTTCTGTGTCATTCTTTATTCCTACAGGCGATCTTGTTCTCTAGATATCGAAGTATCAGCTAGTGGCTTCACCAAAGACATGGAGAGAGATAGTGCATTGCTTCACCCAGCAGGACCCGATGAAGAGGACgacgatgaagaggaggagagtgatgaCGAAGAGGCAACagacgaggaggaggaagaagaggaagtgGACATGGATGAATATAAACATGTAATGCTGGAACTAGAAGGTCTGAAAATCAGCGACCCCACTGCAGACAAACACGAAGAGCAGAGCGAGAAAGAGGAAGAACAAAAAGAGACTGAGACAACGTCGCCTGCTGtaggggaggaagaggaagaacaaaAAGAGACTGAGACAACGTCGCCGGCTGTAGGGGAGGAAGAGCCAGGGAAAGAGTTGGGAAAAGAGTTGAGCGAGGCAGAGGATGAATGTCCAGAGCTGGGAGACCTTTCTGCTGCTAACAAAGACTTCAAACCCTTCaggtaaacaaaaaaaagttagCATGTCCAATATCCAAAATGATGTATATTTCCTAAAATAAGTTTGAATACTTCACCTGTAGCTGCGACAAAGTCAACACATATTTTAAGTTTTGATTAATAGGAATGGCTGGTAACTGACTTTCATTTAGTTCTGCTGTTAAACTGATTGCAATTTCTTTGACTGTTTTTTCCTGCAGAGACTCAGACAGTCTTCTCCAGATGGCAGAGcacatgaggaggaggaggacagacAGCGAGGGCACGATGGGCAGCATGGGGAGCTGTTCTACAATACCACTAGTAAGTCAACCACAGAAACACAGCTTTAGCAAAGTGTATTAGACATGGGTCAGGTTGGGAGACGGTACCATTATAAAGAAACACTGAGAATAATCACTACAACTTTCTTGACAAAAACGTAGATGTCCTGTAGGTGTTGCTAAAGAGCTTTCATGGTGATGCAGTTTGTCAGAGAAAACGTGTCTGGATACTGTTGTGCCTGCCTAGCACAGACTTAAAGTGTAAACATTGGTCCGTAGTAACCTGCTGTTGTTTGGTGTGTGCTGCAGGAGGTTGTCCGTCAGAAGGTGCGGAGGCAGCTCTCCAAACAGCAGAAGGCAGCGCAGAGGAGACGCCTGCAGAAGGGAGAGGCCAACCTGGTGACCAGTGTCAGGAGAGAGAACGACAGCAACATCAAGTGTAGCATGGAGTCCGACTCCTTCTGGGGATAAATGGCAGTCCAGAGATGCACAGACCAGATTCATATCAACAAGTCTGTTGCATTGTCCCTGCTTCTGTGTCTGATGAGTTGAAAACAAATGAAATTGGATGGAAAATCTCAgcaggagagtttctgcagaaaATCAACTGTCCTGAACACAAAAGAAGACTGAAAACAAAGTGCGTGTATTCAGCAAATCATCACACTGACCAGTAAGAAGACTTTTCTGTTTGAACTGTAGTGAACTACCTTGTTCAACATACAGTGTAATGTAAATATCAACTACTTATAATGCAGCTGTATGTTTGATAATAAACCCATTTAAACCTTACTGATAAGGTGTGTTTATCTCTGTTTGTTCAAAAAGATTGGTACATATAAAACATGAAATGCACCTAAACAGGTTTTCTAGTCAATTGAGCTCCTTTTTATTTGATACTCCATATTGCCTCATGATGGCAACAAAAGACAGGCCTATAGAGTAACTTTTACTATTATTGTGATTTCAAGTTCATGTTTATTGCTGACCAAGTTACTCAAATGGATTTAAGAAACGGATTGCACATTCCTGAAGGCCTTTTATTTATCCTAAACTCTAGTGGTCCAAAGGTCTCCCAACTATTATGGTAGTTTGAAAAGATTCCTAACTCCACCCTTCGGGCATCCAATCAAAAACAAGCAGTTCCTGACACATGATTGGGAATGCTTCATAACACAACACTACTAAAAGCATTACATAAATGTTGAAtgacaattctagaatgttgaatacaaatttgagaatgttgaatacgaattctagaatgttgaatgaacattctagaatgttgaatacaaattctagaatgttgaatacaaattctagAATTCAACAAGCTACCACCACTTCAAGACTGCGAGGTAGGATTGCTAATTGGTTATGACTGCCCATCAGCGTTGGCCCCCTTGGAAGTTGTCACAGGAGGCGAAAACGAACCTTTCGCACAAAGAACCATGCTTGGATGGAGCATCATTGGCTCAGCCAATCCCCATTTGGATAGACAGGGACACTAAAGCTTCGTACATCGAGTCACAGTGAAAGAGATGCCAACACCATCAGCCACCGACGTGCTGAAAGTTTTGGAATCAGACTTCAATGAAAAATGCTACGAAGACAAGTATATGTCCCAAGATGATGTTCGCTTCATGCAACTCCTTAGTGACAACATTAGGCAGAAGGAAGACGGACACAACGAGATTCCTCTTCCTTTCAAGGACATTAGTCCACCATCACTACCAAACAATAAGAAGCCGGCGACTATCCGGCTGCAACACCTTAAGACAAAAGTGGCACATACCCCGGCGCAACCTGAAGGTTAACGACAGTCATTATCAAAGAAGACATGCTTCCAAGGAATCAGTGGCAGCTAGGGCGAGTGGTCGAGACAACTGAAGGGACCGATGGTTTGGTTCGTCGAGTCAAGGTGCAAGTTGGAGATCGGAAATCAACAAAGAAACAAGATTACACCTCCAAACCCTCGATCATAGAACGTCCCATTTAGAAGCTACTTTTACTCATTGAAGGTGAATAATTGGCTAAAATACACTTGCATCAGACATACtagtaaacatgtttgctaaggCGACAAAGCTTATTTGTCTGTGAACCACCATACCTTtaagtgtgttttgttttttgacgGTCTAGAAATCCTGTATGATTCACCCAGTTTGTTTACCTCGTTACGTTTGTTCATCAGGACAGGATATGGTGGGAGTGTAACTGACCgctacattattttaatatgcATGGTTAGGGGCGGACGTAGGTATGGGTGTGACGCTGCGAACCCCGGAATCATAACTGATTTAAACTGTTGCCAGGCAACGAGGTCTAGCCTGTGCTACGGACCTCTCAAACATACATGTAAGTTACTGAATTGCCACGAACATTGTGTTATATAATCGGTTTGTATaggttttaattgaaactgtgtGTTGTTCCTTGGCTCAACTGTTCATAGTGCCAAGTGATATATTAAGATAAGGACTGCCATGCCTGACGTCGCACATATTGCACCCTCGGTGAGCGGAGCGAGGTACGTTACAGGGACTGTATTACAAGTGTTTGTTTGATCcgtgaatatatatatttgtgatttaatcaatgatttgtacTTGTTCTATGTCTGTATATATTTTAGTTTTCACGATGATTGAAAGACCATTAAAGAAACTACATCCGTCGAGACTCTGCTGTGATTATTGCCGAGGGCAGCTacatgaatgaaaattctagaatgttgaatacgaaaattctagaatgttgaatacgaaaattctagaatgtgaatgaaaattctagaatgtgaatgaaaattctagaatgttgaatgaaaattctagaatgttgaatacgaaaattctagaatgttgaatgaaaattctagaatgttgaatacgaaaattctagaatgttgaatacgaaaattctagaatgttgaatgaaaattctagaatgttgaatacgaaaattctagaatgttgaatacgaaaattctagaatgtgaatgaaaattctagaatgttgaatacgaaaattctagaatgttgaatgaaaattctagaatgttgaatacgaaaattctagaatgttgaatgaaaattctagaatgttgaatacgaaaattctagaatgttgaatgaaaattctagaatgttgaatacgaattctagaatgttgaatgaaaattctagaatgttgaatacgaattctagaatgatgaatacgaattctagaatgttgaatgaaaattctagaatgttgaattgtAACTGACCgctacattattttaatatgcATGGTTAGGGGCGGGCGTAGGTATGGGTGTGACGCTGCGAACCCCGGAATCATCACTGATTTAAACTGTTGCCAGGCAACGAGGTCTAGCCTGTGCTACGGACCTCTCAAACATACATGTAAGTTACTGAATTGCCACGAACATTGTGTTATATAATCGGTTTGTATaggttttaattgaaactgtgtGTTGTTCCTTGGCTCAACTGTTCATAGTGCCAAGTGATATATTAAGATAAGGACTGCCATGCCTGACGTCGCACATATTGCACCCTCGGTGAGCGGAGCGAGGTACGTTACAGGGACTGTATTACAAGTGTTTGTTTGATCCGTGAATATATATTTGtgatttaatcaatgatttgtacTTGTTCTATGTCTGTATATATTTTAGTTTTCACGATGATTGAAAGACCATTAAAGAAACTACATCCGTCGAGACTCTGCTGTGATTATTGTGAATTACTCAGTAAAAGGCAAGAGAATATAGATGAGGTTTTCAACTACCAACTTGAGAAGGAGAGAGTGAGGGCGGCGCTAAATAAGAATGAGTATGGCTCTGTCTTTGGAAACACGAACACAGAAACTGTAATCTCAGAGTCATCACGAGAACCAAGTATCACCTCCAGCTCCTCTAGTAAACGTGCAGATGCAGAAGCAGACCTTGCAGCCAAACAAGAACAGGCAAAAGCTACACAAAGTTTACATGGCCAACAAGCAAGAATCGATAAACTGGAGAGTGAATGGAAACTCAAGGAAACACAAATGCTGGCAGAAATCAAACAGAAGGAGGCTGAAATGAAGTTAAAGCTAGAAGAGGAAAAAACAAGGTTACAACAGCTAcatgtagataatgaagtaaaaGTAGCAGCAGCTCGAGTGAGAGCGTACAGACATTTTGATGGGTTTGAAAGTTGTGAAGAAGAGGTCGACCACACATCTCAACATTGTGGCCGAAATACCGAccacaaaccccccccccccactaaaTCCACAAGCAAAGCCATTCCGGCTTCATCCTGCACCGCCTGAAGCGCCAACGTCTCAGGAAGAAGTCAGCCTAACCCAGGCAATTGCAAGCTCTTTTGCTCTGAATCGTCTACCTGTCCCAGAACCAACAACGTTTACTGGCGATCCTTTGAAGTTCATAGACTGGAAGATGTCCTTCATGGCCCTCATTGGAAATAAGCCCCTCCCAGTTGGTGAAAAGATGCTCTATCTAAAGAGTTACCTCGCAGGGGAGACGCGCAAGGCTGTAGAAGGATTTTTCTGCAGAAACTCAGAAGATGCATATCACAGTGCCTGGGCAGTCTTGCAAGATAGATATGGAAACCCCTTTATTGTCCAAAAGGCTTTCAGAGACAAGCTCATGAAGTGGCCCAAGATAGATTTAAACGACCCCATAGCACTCAGAGAGTTTGCAGATTTCCTTCAAGGTTGTGTTGAAGCTATTCCCCATGTAAAGGGCCTGTCCATCCTAAATGATTGCGAGGAAAATCACAAGTTTCTCCAAAAACTGCCTGAGTGGATGGTTCACAGGTGGAGTCGGATTGTTGTGGAAGAGTTAGACACATTTGGAGACTATCCAAGTTTTGCACGTTTTACAGAGTTTACACAAAAGGAAGATGGAATAGCTTGTAATCCCATTGTATTCCCCCTCCTGATGAAAAACACCACGACCACAGATGAGAGGTTTCTCAGGAGAACGAAAGCACTCAAcaccagtactgaaatgaatgaACCCACTTCAGAGACATTTGTAACTTCAAACTCAAAACCATGGCCACCTTGTTTAGTTTGTAAGGATGAAACACATGGTATTGCAAGGTGCCCAACCTTTACAGCAAAGACTACAGACGAGAAGAACACTTTGATTCACGAAAATAACCTTTGCTTCGGGTGCCTAGGAAAAGGGCACATTTCCAAAGACTGCAAAAGGCGACACACCTGCAGCACATGCAGTCGACGTCACCCAACCTGCTTACACATAGAAACAGACAAAAGACCTGCAGAGACATCAGGCAAATATTATGCTGCGGCTAACACAGTCATTGCAAGTAAGACTGCCAGTGGTCTTCAAGTTCGGGGACTCAACTCTAAAGCCTATGTCAAACTACAGCAGAACTACACACTAGACTTCATACCAGTtgaaagatctcatatccccaCTAAAAGAACAGCACTCCAATGGCCTCATCTCAAACACTTAGCAAACAAGCTACCACCACTTCAAGACTGCGAGGTAGGATTGCTAATTGGTTATGACTGCCCATCAGCGTTGGCCCCCTTGGAAGTTGTCACAGGAGGCGAAAACGAACCTTTCGCACAAAGAACCGTGCTTGGATGGAGCATCATTGGCTCAGCCAATCCCCATTTGGATAGACAGGGACACTAAAGCTTCGTACATCGAGTCACAGTGAAAGAGATGCCAACACCATCAGCCACCGACGTGCTGAAAGTTTTGGAATCAGACTTCAATGAAAAATGCTACGAAGACAAGTATGTGTCCCAAGATGATGTTCGCTTCATGCAACTCCTTAGTGACAACATTAGGCAGAAGGAAGACGGACACAACGAGATGCCTCTTCCTTTCAAGGACATTAGTCCACCATCACTACCAAACAATAACAAGCCGGCGACTATCCGGCTGCAACACCTTAAGACAAAAGTGGCACATACCCCGGCGCAACCTGAAGGTTAACGACAGTCATTATCAAAGAAGACATGCTTCCAAGGAATCAGTGGCAGCTAGGGCGAGTGGTCGAGACAACTGAAGGGACCGATGGTTTGGTTCGTCGAGTCAAGGTGCAAGTTGGAGATCGGAAATCAACAAAGAAACAAGATTACACCTCCAAACCCTCGATCATAGAACGTCCCATTTAGAAGCTAGTTTTACTCATTGAAGGTGAATAATTGGCTAAAATACACTTGCATCAGACATACtagtaaacatgtttgctaaggCGACAAAGCTTATTTGTGTGTGAACCACCATACCTTtaagtgtgttttgttttttgacgGTCTAGAAATCCTGTATGATTCACCCAGTTTGTTTACCTCGTTAAGTTTGTTCATCAGGACAGGATATGGTGGGAGTGTAACTGACCgctacattattttaatatgcATGGTTAGGGGCGGGCGTAGGTATGGGTGTGACGCTGCGAACCCCGGAATCATAACTGATTTAAACTGTTGCCAGGCAACGAGGTCTAGTCTGTGCTACGGACCTCTCAAACCTACATGTAAGTTACTGAATTGCCACGAACATTGTGTTATATAATCGGTTTGTATaggttttaattgaaactgtgtGTTGTTCCTTGGCTCAACTGTTCATAGTGCCAAGTGATATATTAAGATAAGGACTGCCATGCCTGACGTCGCACATATTGCACCCTCGGTGAGCGGAGAGAGGTACGTTACAGGGACTGTATTACAAGTGTTTGTTTGATCCGTGAATATATATTTGtgatttaatcaatgatttgtacTTGTTCTATGTCTGTATATATTTTAGTTTTCACGATGATTGAAAGACCATTAAAGAAACTACATCCGTCGAGACTCTGCTGTGATTATTGCCGAGGGCAGCTacatgaatgaaaattctagaatgttgaatacgaaaattctagaatgttgaatgaaaattctagaatgttgaatacgaaaattctggaatgttgaatgaaaattctagaatgttgaatacgaaaattctagaatgttgaatacgaattctagaatgttgaatgaaaattctagaatgttgaatgaaaattctagaatgttgaatacgacaattctagaatgttgaatacgaaaattctagaatgttgaatacgaaaattctagaatgtgaatgaaaattctagaatgttgaatacgaaaattctagaatgttgaatgaaaattctagaatgttgaatacgaaaattctagaatgttgaatgaaaattctagaatgttgaatatgaaaattctagaatgttgaatgaaaattctagaatgttgaatgaaaattctagaatttgAAATGACAAttttagaatgttgaatgaaaattctagaatttgaaatgacaattctagaatgttgaatgaaaattctagaatttgAAATGACAATTATAGAATGTTGAAtaaaaattctagaatgttgaatacgaaaattctagaatgttgaatgaaaattctagaatgttgaatatgaaaattctagaatgttgaatatgaaaattctagaatgttgaatacgaaaattctagaatgttgaatacgaaaattctagaatgttgaatacgaaaattctagaatgttgaatatgaaaattctagaatgttgaatacgaaaattctagaatgttgaatacgacaattctaga is a window encoding:
- the LOC117442387 gene encoding serine/threonine-protein kinase RIO2-like; this translates as MGKLNVVVLRYLSRDDFRVLTAVEMGMKNHEIVPVSLLSSIASLKHGGCNKVLRELVKHKLVAYERSRAVQGYRLNNGGYDYLALKTLCAREVLISVGNQMGVGKESDIYIVASPNGEQYAMKLHRLGRTSFRNLKNKRDYHQHRKNVSWLYLSRLSAMKEYAYMKVLYERGFPVPKPVDYNRHAIVMEFINGYPLCQVHKLEDPSHLYNEFMELIVKLANHGLIHGDFNEFNLMLDDHDHITMIDFPQMVSTSHLNAEWYFDRDVKCIRDFFARRYNYESELYPTFKDVKRSCSLDIEVSASGFTKDMERDSALLHPAGPDEEDDDEEEESDDEEATDEEEEEEEVDMDEYKHVMLELEGLKISDPTADKHEEQSEKEEEQKETETTSPAVGEEEEEQKETETTSPAVGEEEPGKELGKELSEAEDECPELGDLSAANKDFKPFRDSDSLLQMAEHMRRRRTDSEGTMGSMGSCSTIPLEVVRQKVRRQLSKQQKAAQRRRLQKGEANLVTSVRRENDSNIKCSMESDSFWG